In the genome of Rhodoferax fermentans, one region contains:
- a CDS encoding condensin complex protein MksE, with translation MRSQTLRSLLDGQYICEFAFPVEFAYLTDDDHAAWVNEWLSALDMRLARVCDDGAFFMAPMEMQPSDTAKIRDEFLRFRDNYGPFVRMLQMIRSAKDDFTLQPGEYLQHAELVQSINESASLSDQLRALIGTIRDTEARYTNAELVKRLLEHLRKDGYLVLVNEATEMYRSTGKITQLTQVLTFLAENTEIGTGETSETEVAETDDLFDQVSSLG, from the coding sequence ATGAGATCACAGACATTGCGAAGCCTTCTTGATGGCCAATACATCTGCGAGTTTGCGTTTCCGGTGGAGTTCGCTTACCTGACTGACGACGATCATGCGGCGTGGGTCAACGAGTGGCTGTCTGCTCTGGACATGAGACTGGCACGTGTCTGTGACGACGGCGCATTTTTCATGGCGCCAATGGAAATGCAGCCATCTGATACGGCCAAGATTCGGGACGAGTTCCTGCGCTTCCGCGACAACTACGGACCATTCGTTCGAATGCTGCAAATGATCCGCTCTGCCAAGGATGATTTCACGCTGCAACCAGGCGAATACTTGCAGCATGCCGAGTTGGTTCAGTCGATCAACGAAAGTGCGTCGTTGTCAGACCAACTGCGAGCGCTGATTGGCACGATCCGCGATACCGAGGCCAGATACACCAATGCGGAACTGGTCAAACGCCTGTTGGAACATTTGCGCAAAGATGGATATCTGGTGCTGGTCAATGAAGCCACAGAGATGTACCGATCAACCGGAAAGATCACACAGTTAACTCAGGTGTTGACCTTCCTGGCCGAAAACACTGAGATCGGCACAGGTGAGACTTCAGAGACTGAAGTGGCCGAAACCGACGATCTCTTTGATCAGGTGAGCAGCCTTGGCTAA
- a CDS encoding helix-turn-helix transcriptional regulator, whose amino-acid sequence MGPETTTPNLKILRLKQVCERLQISRSSLYEKITITSPRFDKDFPRPFKLGASAIGFDADAVNQWVLGRIAASSAMEGTKCQ is encoded by the coding sequence ATGGGACCAGAAACAACAACGCCGAATCTAAAAATATTGCGTCTAAAACAGGTCTGTGAGCGACTGCAGATATCAAGAAGCTCGTTGTACGAAAAAATAACAATAACCTCACCGCGGTTCGATAAGGATTTTCCGCGTCCGTTCAAGTTGGGAGCATCTGCAATCGGTTTTGACGCTGACGCTGTTAATCAATGGGTACTCGGCCGCATAGCAGCCAGTTCAGCAATGGAGGGTACCAAATGTCAGTAG
- a CDS encoding ATP-binding protein: protein MFLINAKTSGKVCSGRITELDIRGGAAITGPNGAGKTTTLQLLPLFFGHSPSQIAPVGENREPMLRFVLPYPESAVVYEYQRGDGLDDVCLVVLRRHTQTDAPEYRFFASAFRKEFFVAKDSDGDGEVFLDDVTSAEVATKLGCSPSAKHTAAHYRQVILNNIGVGKDADARRVEARKFSFSSKRLPHLDRLVAAVVKEHINFADFTEVAANIVTERIGGLNANGAGKSPQLRQSKEQIERWLRDRDGAERALKLKPLVEGLRDALGRNQQQEILLGQKRSDVQRLRRINQQIVDQANAALKALTELKNRETEQADAELDKHNGLIAAATQSVREASNLYQDLKNQKDYLEDNDAPAWAKKQQQLPGMKASRDTQSELIGELQKAASGILQTYERSISNAKSTAALTTVKMLEGKNTPNNLYDKEIALLSEQETTALNTLNDKNEAELADLQAKLERQIAAVSEAEMCLARPRVAPEIEERWRHAAVVLSDHQQEIIVAQGALSQYTNNRNAAQNKRDDLERQVEQQKQRLREAEQALNQAQARVQPAAGSLHAALLASPDDQWRAHLARVIDPALLVRTDLYGHLVDEGSSLYGWAINLDAIEAPEWTHREMLDNMLAMCEQQESTARTRLVELDAAFNDAEEARLEAIEAFNQHDARLNVLNGKTERFKKHESACKADMVKAMAAAETLAGQEHDAAKQKLAAERKSLNTRKTEMAKEVAAEKETFNAARKTAQTRRDTKLNEIDANVTTFQRQQSTLIKEMELARDRELQEKGVDTDKLNRLNTQLNMLTGEIKEINDHADLVLSWDRWINTHGPSRLVDADTALERAKKALTTAQTNQSDLQKAHAKRLLDLAKQEKTHNGAISKANFELNILNEADRLLADFAMSGASTLTSDAFASELLAECQLAFEAFNDIQRDIRLKVQRLERELCEKESSTREFVVGVLNEVDQDRSDVARATRMVRLYDRIPREVVVNVNTSLSTILENISEYRKTLLSFESEVRRFNQSLQEGLKRVSRSFERFSDFTANVVTDFDKIDFIGKLKLLDDVVLEHRAQHHSSYSMHVPPVHIAEALRTFMTALASGTMEINLGQHITLSGSVTDDGNFKTFHSESQLEQISSNGLTAIALIMLLSGLINVIRGSEPIHIPWATDEIGRFDPGNFQRLMQMLQHNLIDVVTASPSLTPAAYEHFAKRYVFQPQGVIAEYRPRARAQALPSFVGVAS from the coding sequence ATGTTTCTGATCAACGCCAAGACTTCAGGGAAAGTCTGTTCGGGGCGAATCACTGAACTCGATATTCGCGGTGGAGCCGCCATCACGGGGCCCAATGGTGCAGGCAAAACAACGACGCTGCAGCTACTTCCGCTTTTCTTCGGGCATTCGCCCAGCCAAATCGCGCCAGTGGGAGAGAACCGGGAGCCCATGTTGCGCTTCGTTCTGCCGTACCCGGAGTCTGCCGTTGTCTATGAATACCAACGTGGTGATGGTCTAGATGATGTCTGTCTAGTCGTGCTGCGCCGACATACGCAAACGGATGCCCCTGAATACCGTTTTTTTGCCTCTGCTTTCCGAAAAGAGTTCTTCGTCGCCAAAGACAGTGATGGCGATGGTGAGGTCTTTCTAGATGACGTCACCAGCGCTGAAGTGGCAACCAAACTCGGTTGTTCACCGAGTGCAAAGCACACCGCCGCACACTATAGACAAGTGATTCTGAACAACATCGGCGTGGGCAAAGACGCCGACGCCCGACGCGTGGAGGCTCGAAAGTTCAGCTTCAGTTCAAAACGGTTGCCACACTTGGACAGGCTTGTCGCCGCTGTGGTCAAGGAACACATCAACTTCGCAGACTTCACCGAAGTGGCCGCCAACATCGTCACGGAGCGCATTGGTGGACTCAACGCCAACGGTGCTGGCAAATCGCCACAACTGAGGCAAAGCAAGGAACAGATTGAGAGATGGTTGCGCGATCGTGACGGTGCTGAGCGTGCCCTCAAACTCAAGCCGCTCGTCGAAGGGCTGCGAGATGCTCTGGGCAGAAACCAGCAACAGGAAATCCTGCTTGGACAGAAACGCTCTGATGTCCAGCGGCTTCGCCGCATCAATCAGCAAATCGTTGATCAGGCGAATGCGGCACTCAAAGCACTGACTGAGTTGAAAAATAGGGAGACTGAGCAAGCCGATGCCGAACTAGACAAACACAATGGACTGATTGCTGCAGCAACGCAGTCAGTTCGTGAGGCTTCCAACTTGTATCAGGATCTCAAGAACCAAAAAGACTACTTGGAAGACAACGATGCCCCTGCTTGGGCAAAAAAGCAGCAGCAACTGCCAGGGATGAAGGCCAGCCGGGACACGCAAAGTGAGTTGATAGGCGAGCTGCAAAAGGCTGCATCGGGCATCTTGCAAACCTATGAACGAAGTATCAGCAATGCAAAGTCAACAGCCGCTTTGACGACAGTCAAAATGCTCGAAGGCAAGAACACCCCAAATAATCTGTACGACAAGGAAATTGCATTGCTCAGTGAGCAAGAAACAACGGCCCTCAATACTCTCAACGATAAGAATGAGGCGGAACTTGCTGATCTTCAAGCCAAATTGGAACGCCAAATTGCGGCAGTGTCCGAGGCCGAGATGTGTCTCGCTCGCCCACGCGTCGCGCCAGAGATTGAAGAACGATGGCGTCACGCGGCAGTCGTTCTGTCTGACCACCAGCAAGAGATCATTGTCGCGCAAGGCGCCCTCAGTCAGTACACAAACAACCGGAACGCTGCCCAAAACAAGCGCGACGACCTGGAGCGCCAGGTTGAGCAACAAAAGCAGCGTTTACGTGAAGCAGAGCAAGCGCTGAACCAAGCTCAGGCACGGGTGCAACCCGCTGCAGGCAGCCTCCACGCAGCGCTGCTTGCCAGCCCCGACGATCAATGGCGCGCGCACCTTGCAAGGGTCATTGATCCCGCTTTGTTGGTAAGGACTGATCTCTATGGCCACCTGGTAGACGAAGGCAGCAGCTTGTACGGGTGGGCTATCAATCTGGATGCCATAGAAGCTCCCGAGTGGACTCATCGAGAGATGTTGGACAACATGCTGGCGATGTGTGAGCAACAAGAGTCCACAGCAAGAACGAGGCTGGTTGAACTGGACGCTGCCTTCAATGACGCAGAGGAGGCTCGTCTTGAAGCGATAGAAGCTTTCAATCAACACGATGCCCGGTTGAATGTCCTCAACGGCAAGACTGAGCGATTCAAGAAGCACGAAAGCGCCTGCAAGGCTGACATGGTCAAGGCAATGGCAGCGGCCGAAACGCTGGCCGGCCAGGAACATGATGCCGCAAAACAAAAACTCGCAGCCGAGCGGAAAAGCCTGAACACGCGCAAAACGGAGATGGCAAAAGAGGTTGCAGCCGAGAAGGAAACGTTCAATGCCGCAAGAAAGACAGCGCAGACCCGACGTGACACCAAACTCAATGAGATTGACGCAAACGTCACAACCTTCCAGCGCCAGCAGTCAACGTTGATAAAGGAAATGGAGTTGGCACGCGACAGGGAGTTGCAGGAGAAGGGCGTTGATACCGACAAACTCAACAGGCTGAATACTCAGCTGAATATGCTCACTGGCGAGATCAAAGAGATCAACGATCATGCCGATTTGGTTCTCAGTTGGGATCGCTGGATCAACACCCACGGCCCATCCAGGTTAGTCGATGCCGACACAGCTCTTGAGCGAGCGAAAAAGGCGTTGACAACAGCACAGACCAACCAGAGCGACCTTCAGAAAGCCCATGCTAAACGCCTGCTGGATCTCGCAAAGCAGGAGAAAACTCACAACGGTGCCATAAGCAAAGCGAATTTCGAGCTCAACATTCTCAACGAGGCGGATCGTCTTCTGGCCGACTTTGCCATGTCCGGTGCGTCCACCCTGACATCGGATGCTTTCGCTTCAGAGTTGTTAGCGGAGTGCCAGTTGGCATTTGAAGCCTTCAATGACATCCAAAGGGATATCCGCCTCAAGGTCCAGCGGTTGGAGCGCGAGTTGTGCGAAAAGGAAAGCTCGACCAGGGAGTTCGTTGTTGGTGTGCTCAACGAGGTCGACCAGGATAGATCTGATGTGGCACGGGCCACTCGGATGGTCCGGCTTTACGACAGAATTCCACGTGAAGTTGTCGTCAATGTGAACACTTCACTGAGCACCATCCTGGAGAACATCAGCGAGTACCGCAAGACACTCCTGAGTTTCGAATCTGAGGTACGGCGGTTCAACCAGTCGTTACAAGAAGGGCTCAAGCGAGTGAGCCGTAGTTTCGAACGCTTTTCAGACTTCACCGCCAATGTAGTCACTGACTTTGACAAAATTGACTTCATTGGCAAGCTCAAACTCCTTGATGACGTGGTGCTGGAGCACCGAGCACAGCACCATTCGTCCTACAGCATGCATGTGCCTCCAGTCCACATTGCGGAGGCATTGCGCACGTTCATGACAGCGCTGGCCTCCGGGACCATGGAGATCAACCTCGGGCAGCACATCACCTTGTCCGGGAGTGTCACGGACGATGGTAACTTCAAGACATTCCATAGCGAGTCGCAGCTGGAGCAAATCAGTTCCAACGGTCTGACGGCCATTGCATTGATCATGCTGCTGTCGGGTTTGATCAATGTCATCCGCGGGAGTGAACCGATCCACATTCCCTGGGCAACTGACGAAATCGGTCGCTTTGATCCCGGCAACTTCCAGCGCTTGATGCAAATGCTGCAACATAACCTAATTGATGTCGTGACCGCATCACCGTCGTTGACCCCGGCTGCTTACGAGCACTTCGCCAAGCGGTATGTGTTTCAGCCGCAAGGCGTCATTGCTGAGTACCGGCCGCGCGCACGTGCTCAAGCGCTGCCTTCATTCGTCGGAGTTGCATCATGA
- a CDS encoding DUF7281 domain-containing protein — translation MNLTPIELRFLQRLLADRRDRPHSASAERFYVDRKIGTPIGRKFVYSQEDVERVRSLLEALRLPLAASDQLIDRADAVLRPGISEKSGTVNPHANTVAFKVFAGGSPTTRPGYQVASVEEVAGLTPDLVMVVENFETLRQLERYQWVIDRLTSVKTALTIFKGDNIYRLDDAQNCISLFDCPVWGFHDFDPAGLHMSLSIRNIEEHLVPPQGLLAAAVVAQKRSDLYFNQYNQYAGALDLCDHPQIAALWSLMKRWQKGLPQEWMRDLSLTTTNTSQDSSTT, via the coding sequence ATGAACCTGACCCCCATTGAGCTTCGTTTTTTGCAACGCTTGCTGGCGGACCGCAGAGACAGGCCTCACAGCGCCAGCGCTGAGCGGTTTTATGTGGACCGCAAAATTGGCACACCCATTGGACGCAAGTTTGTGTACTCACAGGAAGATGTAGAACGTGTCAGAAGCCTTTTGGAGGCGCTGCGCCTGCCATTGGCCGCCAGTGATCAACTGATCGACCGTGCAGACGCCGTACTTCGCCCCGGCATTTCCGAAAAGTCAGGCACGGTCAACCCGCATGCCAACACTGTTGCCTTTAAGGTCTTTGCAGGCGGCTCACCAACCACGCGTCCTGGATACCAAGTCGCCAGCGTAGAGGAGGTTGCAGGGCTTACCCCTGACCTGGTGATGGTGGTCGAGAACTTTGAAACACTGCGCCAGCTGGAGCGTTATCAGTGGGTCATTGATCGGCTCACATCAGTCAAAACCGCGCTAACGATCTTCAAGGGGGACAACATCTATCGACTTGATGATGCCCAAAATTGCATCAGTCTGTTTGATTGCCCGGTGTGGGGATTTCATGATTTCGACCCTGCTGGTCTTCACATGAGTTTGTCGATCAGGAATATCGAAGAGCATCTGGTACCGCCACAAGGATTGCTGGCCGCTGCGGTCGTGGCTCAAAAGCGCAGTGATCTCTATTTCAATCAGTACAACCAGTACGCAGGAGCCTTGGATTTGTGTGATCACCCACAAATTGCGGCTCTATGGTCACTGATGAAGCGTTGGCAAAAAGGCTTACCTCAGGAATGGATGCGCGACTTAAGTTTGACGACAACAAATACGTCCCAGGATAGCTCGACGACATAG